The stretch of DNA CTGTGGCGTCCTGTTAGGTGCCGCGAACTCGGCTTCCGTTGTACAGGGTGGCGGTGGTCTCCAATGAGTGGAATATACGATAAGCGTTTGGAAGAGTGAGGACTAGGTCATGTTGCACGCCGCGTTGATTTCTCTCGTGCTTGGACTCGTGGTTTGGGGACTTAATTGGACTGGGCTCGCTGAGATGCCGACTCAGGTTTATTGGATCTTTACCGTGGGGGGAATGCTGTTGATGTTGATTCACGTTGCGACAAGGCGACCGGCCCGCGTGTGGTAAGGGAGTGCATCGGTATGCGACCGCTATGGATGCCCATCATGACCGTCGTGCTGGGAATTAGCACGGTATGCCTCAGTGATGCAGCTGCTGCGGAAGAACGGACGCCGCAAGAGGCGACGGCAATTCTCGCGCAGTCGTACGCACAATTGCTCATGCGATCGATGGGGAGAGAACCGGGTCCGTCACAGAAGAACGACCCGGATCACCAACGATATATTGTCCAGTCCGGTTATGCCGCACAGTTGGCAAAAGGGGAAAAGACGGTAAAGCAGGTCGTCGAAGCGATTGCCCTGTCATCGGAATTTAATGCCAAGTGGATTACACCCCACATGGGTACGGCGCAGGTCGGTTCGGCACCAGGCGTCCCACCCGTGGCGGATCCGGGAAAAGCCATCGACAATCTGTATTGCGCGTTATTAGGCCGGCGCGTGGACAGCGCGTCGTTGGCCAGTGCTCGCAAAGACCTGGTGAGTTCCGGTTTTGAACGGGTGATTCGTGACGTGATCGACGGGAAGGAATATCGTGACCGGTTCGGTGATACGAACGTGCCTCAATTGAGCAGTGAGAAGCAGACGACAATCGGTTGCCCACAAGCCGCTTTGTAACAGAGGTTCTCGCGCCGCAGCCTCAGGGGTTGTCAGCGTAAGTAACTTGAACGGGTGATCATAATATCATCGGGGGTAGGAGAGGCAGCGCATGAGTATGACGCCAGAAGAACGCATCACCAACATGACGAAAGCGATCAATCAAGCCATCAAGGTCATGGGAGATCGTTTCGGGTCGACAGAGGAAGATGTGGCGCGAGCCATTCAAGGCCTCAAGGCCTCCATGCAGACGGCCTTGCAGGAAAAGCCGGTGTCAGTCGGCAGCGCCACACAGGCCTAGGGGATTCGGTGAAGCCTCGCCGCGCGAACGGTGTGATCGGTGAGGGCGCCAGGTGGTTCGCGAGACTCCAACGACTCTCGTCGTTGGGCGCGTAGGTTTCATCTGTGCTCCGTGCCGTCTGCCGGCACGAATCACCCACGGACTGGGTCTCAATATCCCTTGACTCCGATGGCCATAGCGCTTAGCGTGACAGTATGACGTGCCAAGCCTCGTCGGCTGTTCTCTCCATCGCGCTTGTTTGTTCCTTCCTGCGCGACTGATTGTCCGGTCTCCGCCGCT from Nitrospira sp. encodes:
- a CDS encoding phycobilisome rod-core linker polypeptide, whose translation is MRPLWMPIMTVVLGISTVCLSDAAAAEERTPQEATAILAQSYAQLLMRSMGREPGPSQKNDPDHQRYIVQSGYAAQLAKGEKTVKQVVEAIALSSEFNAKWITPHMGTAQVGSAPGVPPVADPGKAIDNLYCALLGRRVDSASLASARKDLVSSGFERVIRDVIDGKEYRDRFGDTNVPQLSSEKQTTIGCPQAAL